A window of the Desulfocurvus vexinensis DSM 17965 genome harbors these coding sequences:
- a CDS encoding DUF5675 family protein — protein sequence MRFHDGKDAGIIGVLTLTGEDGRPRGVAHTLEKPWRGNRPNESCIPPGVYTCTSRTSQKFGQTFEVRDVPGRTDILFHRGNFVEDTQGCILVGAWEPGANIVINSKVQMAKFREAFGGVSEFRLTIIDLTPAGMVG from the coding sequence GTGCGTTTTCACGACGGCAAGGACGCCGGAATTATCGGTGTGCTCACTCTGACCGGCGAGGACGGCAGACCGCGCGGTGTGGCCCACACCCTGGAAAAGCCGTGGCGGGGCAACCGGCCCAACGAGAGCTGCATCCCGCCCGGTGTCTACACCTGCACGAGCAGGACTTCCCAAAAATTCGGCCAGACCTTCGAGGTCCGGGACGTACCCGGCAGGACTGACATCCTGTTCCACCGGGGCAACTTCGTGGAGGATACCCAGGGCTGCATCCTCGTGGGGGCCTGGGAGCCCGGCGCGAACATCGTAATCAACTCTAAGGTGCAGATGGCCAAGTTCCGGGAAGCCTTCGGTGGTGTGTCCGAATTCCGACTGACGATCATCGACCTGACCCCGGCAGGCATGGTCGGGTAG
- a CDS encoding 3TM-type holin, with protein sequence MSLIGKIGKNLLRLIPGVGQVVTVVDTVADIAGAIGGETGAKIKQGVDLVTEGLREAEAQAPSMTPEQRLALEQAGQRHAERMRELDLDDMQGGRDLSKAEIASSDEYVRRTRPKLLRWVAGGYLALCGLALPLVVAAAVWGDLGDAEADLLVYVVCWLIASVGTMLAAMYRSYTGNRTAEKMADIGQAPEGLLDKLAKLRGSGR encoded by the coding sequence GTGAGTCTCATTGGCAAAATCGGGAAGAATCTGTTGCGCCTGATTCCGGGCGTTGGGCAGGTCGTGACCGTGGTGGACACCGTGGCGGACATCGCCGGGGCCATTGGCGGAGAGACCGGGGCAAAAATCAAACAGGGTGTCGATCTGGTCACCGAGGGCCTGCGCGAAGCCGAAGCCCAAGCGCCCAGCATGACGCCCGAGCAGCGCTTGGCCCTGGAACAGGCTGGTCAGCGGCACGCGGAACGGATGCGTGAGCTGGACCTGGATGACATGCAGGGTGGGCGCGACCTGTCCAAGGCCGAGATCGCCAGCTCCGACGAGTACGTGCGCCGCACCAGGCCCAAGCTGCTGCGCTGGGTTGCGGGAGGCTATCTGGCCCTGTGCGGCCTGGCCCTGCCCCTGGTGGTGGCCGCCGCCGTGTGGGGCGACCTGGGCGACGCCGAGGCGGACCTGCTGGTGTATGTGGTCTGCTGGCTGATCGCCAGCGTGGGCACCATGCTGGCGGCCATGTACCGCAGCTACACCGGCAACCGCACCGCCGAGAAGATGGCCGACATCGGTCAGGCCCCCGAGGGGCTCCTGGACAAACTGGCTAAGCTCAGGGGCTCCGGGAGGTAA
- a CDS encoding DUF2730 family protein has product MELNLEVAEFVLRIVQVLVVPLLGWLGKIVLDLRREVTELRGRVRTNEDLLKELPGNGEWHNLSLSIEGLRGDIKRVDAKIDGVDRVIGKMDRVLDRQEDYLLNCGSKK; this is encoded by the coding sequence GTGGAACTGAATCTGGAAGTGGCCGAATTCGTACTGCGCATAGTGCAGGTACTGGTGGTCCCCCTGTTGGGCTGGCTCGGCAAGATCGTGTTGGACCTGCGACGGGAAGTCACGGAGCTGCGGGGCCGGGTCCGAACCAACGAAGACCTCCTCAAGGAACTGCCCGGCAACGGGGAGTGGCACAACCTCTCGTTGTCCATTGAGGGGTTGCGCGGTGACATCAAGCGGGTCGACGCTAAGATAGACGGTGTAGATCGGGTCATCGGCAAGATGGACCGTGTACTGGACCGCCAGGAGGACTACCTGCTGAATTGCGGGAGCAAGAAATGA
- a CDS encoding DUF3486 family protein, translated as MARKKRPGRGRPSTIDQLPEDLRVELNAALRDRRLTQREIVEHLNGLLQERGLDTVSRSAVNRYAVQIEEKGGLLREAREAANAIVGRIEETGGADVGRAVTELVKSLTFDIVVKANSEGEDRVSLDTLKQLATISERIERASKLGLDRELKIIERVEAETKQAAAEAVENAGREKGLTKDTVEAIKAKILGVRVERRDR; from the coding sequence ATGGCCCGCAAAAAGCGTCCGGGCCGGGGGCGTCCATCGACCATCGACCAACTCCCCGAGGATCTGCGCGTCGAGTTGAACGCTGCCCTACGGGATCGGCGCCTTACACAGCGCGAGATCGTGGAGCATCTCAACGGGCTGCTCCAGGAGCGCGGGCTGGACACCGTCAGCCGCAGCGCGGTCAACCGCTATGCCGTGCAGATCGAAGAGAAGGGCGGCCTGCTGCGCGAGGCGCGGGAAGCCGCCAACGCCATCGTCGGGCGCATCGAAGAAACCGGGGGAGCGGACGTGGGCCGTGCCGTCACGGAATTGGTGAAGAGTCTGACCTTCGACATCGTTGTCAAGGCCAACTCCGAAGGCGAAGATCGCGTCAGCCTGGACACCCTGAAGCAGTTGGCCACGATCTCCGAGCGCATCGAGCGCGCCTCCAAGCTGGGCCTGGACCGTGAGCTGAAGATCATCGAACGCGTGGAGGCGGAAACCAAGCAGGCCGCCGCCGAGGCCGTGGAGAACGCGGGCCGGGAGAAGGGCCTGACCAAGGACACCGTGGAGGCCATCAAGGCGAAGATCCTGGGGGTGCGGGTTGAGCGACGCGACCGGTAA
- a CDS encoding DUF935 domain-containing protein: MPDTKPDLAEYSAAGSDNLFSGYAAEILPNEDRVLTSLGGDLQEYAKLLRDEQVQSGMQQRRDAVIACELEVVPGGNGKRDKMAADALKEMLAALAFDRKTRMMLMGVYYGYAVAECIWGRDGKSVVLEEIKVRKPWRFGFDRDGGLRLLKAGHPSGLVMPDRKFWTFSAGADDDDSPYGRGLAHFLWWPVFLKRNGAKFWAQFLDRFGSPHTKATYPANATDEQKRTAMEAAKALRSGGVTAFPDGFDVALVEATGNGKGNYEGFLKYWDSAISKVILSQTATTEAGPYVGTANVHGQVRREVIKSDADLCCESFNGGVARWLTEWNYPGAVPPQIWRVNQDVEKDKAVIERDEKLYSIGLELTDDAVRERYGDGYRRRAVLAGEAGASFAEAGDAHADPDDAELLAEQLDVVSAPSMQAVVDRVRQLVMSPDVVSLDELGQCLVELYPELDMSDLASLLADAMALSELQGMDALNERR; this comes from the coding sequence ATGCCTGACACCAAGCCCGACTTGGCGGAGTACTCCGCCGCAGGAAGCGACAACCTGTTCAGCGGCTACGCCGCCGAGATCCTGCCCAACGAGGACCGCGTCCTGACGTCCCTGGGGGGCGATCTTCAGGAGTATGCCAAGCTGCTGCGCGACGAGCAGGTGCAGTCCGGCATGCAGCAGCGCCGGGACGCGGTGATCGCCTGCGAGTTGGAGGTGGTGCCGGGCGGCAACGGCAAGCGGGACAAGATGGCGGCGGACGCTCTCAAGGAGATGCTGGCCGCCCTGGCTTTCGACCGCAAGACCAGGATGATGCTCATGGGCGTGTACTACGGCTACGCCGTGGCCGAGTGCATATGGGGCCGGGACGGCAAGTCCGTGGTTCTGGAGGAGATCAAGGTGCGCAAGCCGTGGCGGTTCGGCTTCGACCGCGACGGCGGGTTGAGGCTGCTCAAGGCTGGGCACCCCTCGGGCCTGGTCATGCCCGACCGCAAGTTCTGGACGTTCAGCGCGGGCGCCGATGATGACGATTCCCCATACGGGCGCGGTCTGGCGCACTTCCTGTGGTGGCCGGTGTTCCTCAAGCGCAACGGGGCGAAGTTCTGGGCGCAGTTCCTGGATCGCTTCGGCAGCCCGCACACCAAGGCCACCTATCCTGCCAACGCCACGGACGAGCAGAAGCGCACAGCCATGGAGGCCGCCAAGGCGTTGCGCTCCGGCGGAGTCACAGCCTTCCCGGACGGCTTCGACGTGGCCCTGGTGGAGGCCACGGGCAACGGCAAGGGCAACTACGAGGGGTTTTTGAAGTATTGGGATAGCGCCATCTCCAAGGTCATCCTGTCCCAGACGGCGACCACCGAGGCGGGTCCGTACGTAGGCACGGCCAACGTCCACGGGCAGGTGCGCCGCGAGGTCATCAAGAGCGATGCCGACCTGTGCTGCGAATCGTTCAACGGCGGGGTGGCGCGGTGGTTGACCGAGTGGAACTACCCGGGGGCCGTGCCGCCGCAGATCTGGCGCGTCAACCAGGATGTCGAGAAGGACAAGGCCGTCATCGAGCGCGACGAGAAGCTCTACTCCATCGGCCTGGAGCTGACCGACGACGCCGTGCGCGAACGCTACGGCGACGGCTACCGCCGCCGGGCCGTCCTCGCCGGAGAGGCCGGGGCATCCTTCGCCGAGGCGGGCGACGCCCACGCGGATCCCGACGACGCGGAGCTGCTGGCCGAGCAGTTGGACGTGGTCTCGGCCCCGTCCATGCAGGCCGTGGTCGACCGCGTCCGCCAGCTCGTCATGTCCCCGGACGTGGTCTCCCTGGATGAACTGGGGCAGTGCCTGGTGGAGCTGTACCCGGAGCTGGACATGAGCGACCTGGCCAGCCTGCTGGCGGACGCCATGGCTTTGTCCGAACTCCAGGGAATGGACGCGCTCAATGAGCGACGCTAA